From the Musa acuminata AAA Group cultivar baxijiao chromosome BXJ1-2, Cavendish_Baxijiao_AAA, whole genome shotgun sequence genome, one window contains:
- the LOC103974303 gene encoding NAC domain-containing protein 21/22-like: MGLRDIESTLPPGFRFYPSDEELVCHYLYKKVLSNGGSAEGTMVEVDLHTREPWELPDAAKLSANEWYFFSFRDRKYASGSRANRATKSGYWKATGKDRTIYDPTTHTMVGMRKTLVFYQGRAPNGAKTGWVMHEFRLETPHSPPKEDWVLCRVFHKRKGEGEEHEQLSASSAMPAGVCHGQVGPSFSTLPRQEDSSLNPFLNVALLQCNSLGFPQETGSRFVTGISPRCEEEEEEEEEDDDDELGFLLDLGFEHGVSYQGGKAT, encoded by the exons ATGGGATTGAGAGACATTGAATCAACACTGCCACCAGGGTTCAGGTTCTACCCGAGTGACGAGGAGCTGGTCTGCCACTACCTGTACAAGAAGGTGCTGAGCAATGGAGGAAGCGCCGAGGGGACGATGGTGGAGGTGGATCTGCATACTCGCGAGCCATGGGAGCTTCCAG ATGCGGCTAAACTGAGTGCCAATGAATGGTACTTCTTCAGCTTTCGGGACCGCAAATACGCCAGTGGATCTCGCGCAAACCGAGCAACAAAATCTGGTTACTGGAAGGCCACTGGTAAGGACCGAACAATCTACGATCCGACGACGCATACGATGGTTGGGATGAGGAAGACATTGGTGTTCTATCAAGGAAGAGCTCCCAATGGAGCAAAGACTGGTTGGGTCATGCATGAATTCCGACTAGAGACCCCTCACTCACCTCCCAAG GAGGACTGGGTTCTGTGTAGAGTCTTTCACAAAAGGAAAGGGGAGGGAGAAGAGCATGAGCAGCTGAGTGCTTCTTCTGCCATGCCTGCAGGTGTGTGCCATGGACAAGTGGGGCCTTCATTCTCCACTCTCCCACGCCAAGAGGACAGTAGCCTAAACCCCTTCCTCAACGTGGCACTGCTGCAGTGCAACTCTCTTGGCTTCCCACAGGAGACGGGGAGCAGATTTGTGACGGGGATCAGCCCAAggtgtgaagaagaagaagaagaagaagaagaagatgatgatgatgaacttgGATTTCTGTTGGATTTAGGGTTTGAGCATGGTGTGAGCTACCAAGGTGGCAAGGCTACTTAA